A DNA window from Zingiber officinale cultivar Zhangliang chromosome 3A, Zo_v1.1, whole genome shotgun sequence contains the following coding sequences:
- the LOC122050467 gene encoding probable CCR4-associated factor 1 homolog 11: MAVAVVNNVNDMLISSSAASTSRVEVRSVWAHSLDEEFALIRSAVPFHPFVALDTEYPGVVVASKNPYCTLTLPQRYELIRANVEALRIVQVGLTLSDAAGNLPCAIYSDGTCVRYVWEFNFRDFDISRDHYAPSSIELLKANGIDFQKNQIWGIDSCRFAQHLATSGLLSFGHFSPVSWVTFQGAYDFAFLVKMLTCDCKLPKTVREFLHLVHFFFGKRVFDVKHLSKHCPGLYGGLERVASTVRVERAVGSRHQSGSDSLLTWQVFYQIASRVNPQLIHRPEHMGTLFDLQLQ; encoded by the coding sequence ATGGCTGTCGCAGTTGTCAACAACGTTAACGATATGCTAATTTCCTCTTCCGCCGCCAGCACCAGCAGAGTCGAGGTTCGCTCCGTGTGGGCTCATAGCCTCGACGAGGAGTTCGCCCTTATCCGCTCCGCCGTCCCGTTCCACCCCTTCGTCGCATTGGACACCGAGTATCCTGGCGTCGTCGTCGCTTCCAAAAATCCCTACTGCACCCTCACCCTCCCCCAGCGCTACGAATTGATCCGCGCCAACGTCGAGGCCCTCCGCATCGTCCAGGTCGGTCTCACCCTCTCCGACGCCGCCGGCAACCTGCCATGTGCCATCTATAGCGACGGCACTTGTGTGCGTTACGTGTGGGAATTTAATTTCCGCGACTTCGACATCAGCCGCGACCATTACGCCCCATCCTCCATCGAGCTGCTCAAGGCTAATGGCATCGACTTCCAAAAGAATCAAATATGGGGCATCGACTCTTGCAGATTCGCCCAGCACTTGGCCACCTCCGGCTTGCTTTCCTTTGGCCATTTTTCTCCCGTCTCCTGGGTTACCTTCCAAGGCGCCTATGACTTCGCCTTCCTAGTCAAGATGCTGACATGCGACTGCAAATTACCAAAGACCGTTCGTGAGTTCTTGCACCTTGTTCACTTCTTTTTCGGCAAAAGGGTGTTCGATGTGAAGCACCTTAGCAAGCATTGCCCTGGGCTTTACGGAGGATTGGAGCGGGTGGCCTCTACCGTCCGAGTTGAGCGAGCAGTGGGCTCTCGACATCAGTCCGGCTCCGATAGCTTATTAACATGGCAGGTGTTCTACCAAATCGCTTCTCGTGTGAATCCACAACTCATCCATCGTCCAGAACACATGGGAACACTATTTGACCTCCAACTGCAATAG